The following coding sequences lie in one Selenomonadales bacterium genomic window:
- a CDS encoding IMP cyclohydrolase, producing the protein MMIKRALISVSDKTGIVEFARKLQAAGVEIISTGGTMKALKDAGIPVTYVSDVTGFPEIMDGRVKTLNPYIHGGILAIRDNKEHVDAMIQHKIKGIDLVVVNLYPFRETIAKEGVTLEEAIENIDIGGPAMIRAAAKNFKYVSVVVNPAHYDEIIEQVQAGAGVSDKLRMQLAYEAFTHTSEYDACISKYLSEQLAK; encoded by the coding sequence ATGATGATTAAAAGAGCATTGATCAGTGTATCCGATAAAACAGGCATCGTTGAATTCGCACGCAAATTGCAGGCAGCAGGCGTAGAGATCATCTCTACGGGCGGCACGATGAAAGCACTCAAAGACGCAGGTATCCCTGTAACGTATGTCAGCGATGTAACGGGCTTCCCCGAAATCATGGACGGTCGTGTAAAAACACTCAACCCGTACATCCATGGCGGTATCTTGGCGATCCGCGACAACAAAGAACATGTTGATGCTATGATCCAGCATAAGATCAAAGGCATCGATCTCGTTGTCGTCAACCTTTATCCGTTCCGTGAAACGATCGCCAAAGAAGGCGTAACGCTCGAAGAAGCAATCGAAAACATCGATATCGGCGGCCCGGCTATGATCCGTGCAGCTGCGAAAAACTTCAAATACGTATCCGTTGTAGTAAACCCTGCACATTATGATGAGATCATCGAACAAGTGCAGGCAGGCGCAGGCGTAAGCGACAAACTCCGTATGCAGCTCGCATATGAAGCATTCACGCATACGTCCGAATATGATGCTTGCATCAGCAAATACTTGAGCGAACAGCTCGCAAAATAA
- a CDS encoding phosphoribosylglycinamide formyltransferase: MSKLVLGVMASGRGSNLQSILDAIEKGTVPARVGVVITDKPEAKALDRARAAGIPAICVNRKEYDSRETFEHALIETLRAHGVELVVLAGFMRILTPVFVQAFKHRILNIHPSILPSFTGADAHSLVLEYGAKVSGCTVHFVDEGMDTGPIILQATVPVMEDDDHDSLAARVLVEEHKIYPEAIRLYAEGRLTIEGRKVRINRD, translated from the coding sequence GTGAGTAAGCTTGTGCTTGGCGTAATGGCATCGGGTCGCGGAAGCAACCTCCAGTCGATCCTCGATGCAATCGAAAAAGGCACTGTTCCTGCTCGCGTCGGCGTTGTTATCACCGATAAACCGGAAGCAAAAGCACTCGATCGTGCGCGTGCGGCAGGTATCCCTGCTATTTGTGTCAATCGCAAAGAATATGATTCCAGAGAAACGTTTGAACATGCGCTTATTGAAACGCTTCGTGCGCATGGTGTTGAGCTCGTTGTATTGGCAGGTTTCATGCGCATTTTGACGCCTGTATTCGTACAAGCGTTCAAACATCGCATCTTAAATATCCATCCTTCGATCTTGCCGTCCTTCACGGGTGCAGATGCTCATTCGCTCGTACTCGAATACGGTGCGAAAGTATCGGGTTGTACCGTTCACTTCGTTGACGAAGGCATGGACACAGGCCCGATCATCTTGCAGGCGACTGTGCCTGTCATGGAAGATGACGACCATGACAGCTTGGCCGCTCGTGTTCTCGTCGAAGAACACAAAATTTATCCTGAAGCGATCCGCCTCTATGCAGAAGGCAGACTTACGATTGAAGGACGCAAAGTTCGCATCAATCGCGACTAA
- a CDS encoding phosphoribosylformylglycinamidine cyclo-ligase, translated as MSEEKKELTYADAGVDIDAGNRAVQLMKQDVKATYRPEVLGDLGGFGGLFKIAKENYEEPILVSGTDGVGTKLKLAFMLDKHDTIGQDAVAMCVNDILVQGAEPLFFLDYLAVGKLEPEKVASIVSGVARACKESGCSLIGGETAEMAGFYSDGEYDIAGFAVGIVDRPKMITGEKVAEGDVLIGLPSSGVHSNGYSLVRKICFDVKGMDGSEYIAKLGKTIGEELLTPTRLYPKVCLPLIEKFDIHGMVHITGGGYYENIPRILPDDCSVEIDVTTWPRLPIFDLLKEWGGVAWPEMYRTFNMGLGMILIVSADDVDAVRAHLAEAGEENYVIGKVVKGNHEAILKGGVFGE; from the coding sequence ATGAGCGAAGAAAAAAAAGAGCTGACATATGCTGATGCCGGCGTTGATATCGATGCGGGCAATCGTGCCGTTCAGTTGATGAAACAGGATGTAAAAGCAACATATCGTCCGGAAGTTCTCGGCGATCTCGGCGGTTTTGGCGGCCTTTTCAAAATTGCCAAAGAAAACTATGAAGAACCGATCCTCGTATCGGGTACTGACGGTGTCGGTACGAAACTCAAACTCGCGTTCATGCTTGACAAACATGACACGATCGGTCAGGACGCTGTAGCAATGTGCGTCAACGATATCTTAGTACAGGGCGCAGAACCGCTCTTCTTCCTTGACTACCTCGCAGTAGGCAAGCTCGAACCGGAAAAAGTTGCTTCCATCGTCAGCGGTGTAGCACGTGCTTGTAAAGAATCCGGCTGCTCGCTCATCGGTGGCGAAACGGCTGAAATGGCAGGCTTCTATTCCGATGGTGAATACGATATCGCAGGTTTCGCAGTCGGTATCGTCGATCGTCCGAAAATGATCACGGGTGAAAAAGTTGCCGAAGGCGACGTACTCATCGGTCTTCCGTCCTCGGGCGTACACTCGAACGGTTATTCTCTCGTGCGCAAGATCTGCTTCGATGTCAAAGGCATGGACGGCAGTGAATATATTGCAAAACTTGGCAAAACGATCGGTGAAGAACTTCTCACACCGACTCGCCTTTATCCGAAAGTATGCTTGCCGCTTATCGAAAAATTTGATATCCACGGCATGGTACATATCACGGGCGGCGGTTACTACGAAAACATTCCGCGTATCCTTCCCGACGATTGCAGCGTAGAGATCGATGTAACGACGTGGCCGCGTCTTCCGATCTTCGATCTCCTCAAAGAATGGGGCGGCGTAGCATGGCCGGAAATGTATCGTACGTTCAACATGGGTCTTGGTATGATCCTTATCGTATCGGCTGACGATGTAGATGCAGTTCGTGCTCACCTGGCAGAAGCAGGCGAAGAAAACTACGTCATCGGTAAAGTCGTAAAAGGCAACCACGAAGCGATCTTGAAAGGTGGCGTATTCGGTGAGTAA